A section of the Melopsittacus undulatus isolate bMelUnd1 chromosome 3, bMelUnd1.mat.Z, whole genome shotgun sequence genome encodes:
- the BCLAF1 gene encoding bcl-2-associated transcription factor 1 isoform X1, with protein sequence MGRSNSRSHSSRSKSRSHSSSRSRSRSHSRKKRYSSRSRSRTYSRSRSRDRVYSRDYRRDYRNTRGMRRPYGYRGRGRGYYQGGGGRYHRGGYRPVWNRRHSRSPRRGRSRSRSPKRRSVSSQRSRSRSRRSYRSSRSPRSSSSRSSSPYSKSPVSSKRRASLEKQAKKTEGAPLQDSPLKNKSQDEQKDTFEHDPSESLDDFNKSSAASGDIWPGLSAYDNSPRSPHSPSIATPPSQSSSCSDAPLLSTAHSAKDTPQHSHSIQHSPERSGSGSLGNGSSRYSPSQNSPLHHIPSRRSPAKTIPSQSVPREEARARSFYPEGGDQETAKGGKFMKRYTDEESRVYLLDRGNTREKEAQKERGSEKGRTEGEREWEEQETLDFFVDKEPGKEKFNDSEGEDTEETEDYRQFRKSVLADQGKNFPTASHRNAEEEGAKYKSKIPIKGNRENDGFRDEKNYKPKETGYVVERPSATKDKHKEEDKNSERQMMKKETQSPEQVKSEKLKELFDYSPPLHKNLDAREKSTFREESPLRIKMIASDSHRPEVKLKMAPVPLDDSNRPASLTKDRLLASTLVHSVKKEQEFRSIFDHIKLPQASKSTSESFIQHVVSLVHHVKEQYFKSAGMTLNERFTAYQKATEEHCTRQKSPEIHRRIDISPSTLRKHTRLTGEERVFKEESQKGDKKLRCDSADLRHDIDRRRKERSKERGDSKGSRESSGSRKQEKAPKDYKDYKSYKDDSKQKRDQDRARSSPSSSPSSSSSSSREEKDCKKERDEEFKTHHEQKEYSGFAGVNRPRGTFFRIRGRGRARGVFAGTNTGPSNSNTTFQKRPKEEEWDPEYTPKSKKYFLHDDRDDGVDYWAKRGRGRGTFQRGRGRFNFKKSGSSPKWTHDKYQGDGIVEDEEETIENNEEKDRRKEEKE encoded by the exons ATGGGTCGATCTAACTCTAGATCACATTCTTCAAGATCAAAGTCCAGATCTCATTCCAGCTCTAGGTCAAGATCCAGATCACATTCTAGAAAAAAGAGATACAG ttctAGGTCTCGGTCAAGGACATACTCACGATCTCGCAGCAGGGATCGTGTTTATTCTAGAGATTACCGCAGAGATTACAGAAATACTAGAGGAATGAGACGTCCCTATGGTTACAGAGGAAGAGGTAGAGGGTATTATCAAGGAGGAGGTGGTAGATACCATCGTGGAGGTTATAGGCCTGTCTGGAACCGAAGACACTCCCGAAGTCCTAGACGGGGCCGTTCACGTTCCAGAAGTCCAAAACGAAGGTCTGTGTCTTCTCAGAGATCCCGGAGCAGATCTCGTCGATCTTACAGATCTTCCAGGTCCCCAAGGTCCTCTTCATCTCGTTCTTCATCCCCATACAGTAAATCACCTGTCTCTTCCAAAAGACGTGCGTCTCTGGAAAAGCaggcaaagaaaactgaaggggCTCCTTTGCAAGATAGCcccttgaaaaataaatcacaagaTGAACAGAAAGATACATTTGAACATGACCCATCAGAGTCTCTTGACGATTTTAACAAATCATCAGCAGCTTCTGGCGACATTTGGCCTGGCCTTTCAGCATATGATAACAGTCCAAGGTCACCCCATAGTCCTTCAATTGCCACCCCACCTAGTCAGAGTTCATCTTGCTCTGATGCCCCTTTGCTTAGTACAGCGCACTCAGCAAAGGACACACCTCAACATTCCCATTCCATTCAACATAGTCCTGAGAGGTCTGGCTCTGGTTCTCTTGGAAATGGTTCTAGCCGTTATAGTCCTTCTCAGAATAGCCCACTGCATCATATCCCTTCGAGGAGAAGCCCTGCAAAGACAATCCCATCACAGAGTGTTCCACGTGAGGAGGCTCGAGCACGGTCATTTTATCCTGAGGGTGGTGATCAGGAAACTGCAAAAGGTGGAAAGTTTATGAAAAG GTACACAGATGAAGAGTCTAGAGTATACCTGCTTGATAGGGGTAATACCAGGGAGAAGGAGGCCCAGAAGGAAAGAGGATCAGAAAAAGGGAGGacagagggagaaagggaatgGGAGGAACAGGAAActttagatttttttgttgATAAAGAgcctgggaaagaaaagtttaATGACTCTGAAGGGGAGGACACTGAGGAGACAGAGGATTACAGACAGTTCAGAAAGTCTGTCCTGGCAGATCAGGGTAAAAATTTTCCTACTGCATCTCATCGGAatgctgaggaggaaggagccaaATACAAATCTAAAATACCAATCAAGGGCAATAGAGAGAACGATGGatttagagatgagaaaaattaTAAGCCTAAGGAGACTGGCTATGTAGTGGAAAGGCCTAGCGCAACAAAAGATAAGCACAAGGAAGAAGACAAGAATTCTGAGAGACAAATGATGAAGAAAGAAACTCAGTCACCTGAGCAGGTAAAGTCTGAAAAGCTCAAAGAACTCTTTGATTACAGTCCTCCTCTACACAAGAATCTGGATGCGAGAGAAAAATCCACCTTCAGAGAGGAGAGCCCACTTAGGATCAAAATGATAGCCAGTGACTCCCATCGTCCTGAAGTTAAACTCAAAATGGCACCGGTACCTCTTGATGATTCCAATAG ACCTGCTTCCTTGACTAAGGACAGGCTGCTTGCTAGCACACTTGTCCATTCCGTCAAGAAGGAGCAAGAGTTCCGATCCATCTTTGACCACATTAAGTTGCCACAGGCCAGCAAAAGCACGTCAGAGTCATTTATTCAGCACGTTGTGTCGTTGGTTCATCATGTCAAAG AGCAATACTTCAAGTCAGCTGGAATGACCCTAAATGAGAGGTTCACTGCATATCAAAAAGCCACTGAAGAACACTGCACCCGGCAAAAGAGCCCAGAAATACATAG gAGGATTGACATCTCTCCAAGCACCCTGAGGAAGCATACCCGTTTAACAGGTGAAGAAAGAgtctttaaagaagaaagtcaAAAA GGAGATAAAAAATTAAGGTGCGATTCTGCTGATCTTCGGCATGACATTGACCGACGTAGAAAAGAGCGAAGTAAAGAACGAGGAGACTCAAAGGGTTCCAGGGAATCCAGTGGGTcaagaaagcaggagaaagcTCCCAAAGATTACAAGGATTACAAATCTTACAAAGATGACAG taaacaaAAAAGAGATCAAGACCGTGCTCGGTCCTCCCCATCTTCCTCCCCATCTTCTTCCTCATCCAGCTCTCGAGAAGAAAAGGATTGCAAGAAAGAAAGGGATGAAGAGTTCAAAACCCACCATGAACAAAAAGAATACTCTGGTTTTGCAGGAGTTAACAGGCCAAGAGGCACCTTT TTTCGAATTAGGGGCAGAGGAAGAGCCAGAGGAGTCTTTGCTGGAACAAATACTGGTCCCAGCAACTCAAATACTACTTTTCAGAAGAGACCGAAGGAAGAGGAATGGGATCCTGAATATACcccaaaaagcaagaaatactTCTTG CATGATGACAGAGATGATGGTGTGGATTACTGGGCCAAAAGAGGAAGAGGCCGTGGTACTTTCCAGCGCGGCAGAGGGCGTTTTAACTTCAAAAAGTCAGGTAGCAGTCCCAAGTGGACACATGACAAATACCAAGGGGATGGAATTgtggaagatgaagaagaaacaattgagaataatgaagaaaaggaCAGACGCAAAGAGGAAAAG GAATAA
- the BCLAF1 gene encoding bcl-2-associated transcription factor 1 isoform X4, which translates to MGRSNSRSHSSRSKSRSHSSSRSRSRSHSRKKRYSSRSRSRTYSRSRSRDRVYSRDYRRDYRNTRGMRRPYGYRGRGRGYYQGGGGRYHRGGYRPVWNRRHSRSPRRGRSRSRSPKRRSVSSQRSRSRSRRSYRSSRSPRSSSSRSSSPYSKSPVSSKRRASLEKQAKKTEGAPLQDSPLKNKSQDEQKDTFEHDPSESLDDFNKSSAASGDIWPGLSAYDNSPRSPHSPSIATPPSQSSSCSDAPLLSTAHSAKDTPQHSHSIQHSPERSGSGSLGNGSSRYSPSQNSPLHHIPSRRSPAKTIPSQSVPREEARARSFYPEGGDQETAKGGKFMKSPPLHKNLDAREKSTFREESPLRIKMIASDSHRPEVKLKMAPVPLDDSNRPASLTKDRLLASTLVHSVKKEQEFRSIFDHIKLPQASKSTSESFIQHVVSLVHHVKEQYFKSAGMTLNERFTAYQKATEEHCTRQKSPEIHRRIDISPSTLRKHTRLTGEERVFKEESQKGDKKLRCDSADLRHDIDRRRKERSKERGDSKGSRESSGSRKQEKAPKDYKDYKSYKDDSKQKRDQDRARSSPSSSPSSSSSSSREEKDCKKERDEEFKTHHEQKEYSGFAGVNRPRGTFFRIRGRGRARGVFAGTNTGPSNSNTTFQKRPKEEEWDPEYTPKSKKYFLHDDRDDGVDYWAKRGRGRGTFQRGRGRFNFKKSGSSPKWTHDKYQGDGIVEDEEETIENNEEKDRRKEEKE; encoded by the exons ATGGGTCGATCTAACTCTAGATCACATTCTTCAAGATCAAAGTCCAGATCTCATTCCAGCTCTAGGTCAAGATCCAGATCACATTCTAGAAAAAAGAGATACAG ttctAGGTCTCGGTCAAGGACATACTCACGATCTCGCAGCAGGGATCGTGTTTATTCTAGAGATTACCGCAGAGATTACAGAAATACTAGAGGAATGAGACGTCCCTATGGTTACAGAGGAAGAGGTAGAGGGTATTATCAAGGAGGAGGTGGTAGATACCATCGTGGAGGTTATAGGCCTGTCTGGAACCGAAGACACTCCCGAAGTCCTAGACGGGGCCGTTCACGTTCCAGAAGTCCAAAACGAAGGTCTGTGTCTTCTCAGAGATCCCGGAGCAGATCTCGTCGATCTTACAGATCTTCCAGGTCCCCAAGGTCCTCTTCATCTCGTTCTTCATCCCCATACAGTAAATCACCTGTCTCTTCCAAAAGACGTGCGTCTCTGGAAAAGCaggcaaagaaaactgaaggggCTCCTTTGCAAGATAGCcccttgaaaaataaatcacaagaTGAACAGAAAGATACATTTGAACATGACCCATCAGAGTCTCTTGACGATTTTAACAAATCATCAGCAGCTTCTGGCGACATTTGGCCTGGCCTTTCAGCATATGATAACAGTCCAAGGTCACCCCATAGTCCTTCAATTGCCACCCCACCTAGTCAGAGTTCATCTTGCTCTGATGCCCCTTTGCTTAGTACAGCGCACTCAGCAAAGGACACACCTCAACATTCCCATTCCATTCAACATAGTCCTGAGAGGTCTGGCTCTGGTTCTCTTGGAAATGGTTCTAGCCGTTATAGTCCTTCTCAGAATAGCCCACTGCATCATATCCCTTCGAGGAGAAGCCCTGCAAAGACAATCCCATCACAGAGTGTTCCACGTGAGGAGGCTCGAGCACGGTCATTTTATCCTGAGGGTGGTGATCAGGAAACTGCAAAAGGTGGAAAGTTTATGAAAAG TCCTCCTCTACACAAGAATCTGGATGCGAGAGAAAAATCCACCTTCAGAGAGGAGAGCCCACTTAGGATCAAAATGATAGCCAGTGACTCCCATCGTCCTGAAGTTAAACTCAAAATGGCACCGGTACCTCTTGATGATTCCAATAG ACCTGCTTCCTTGACTAAGGACAGGCTGCTTGCTAGCACACTTGTCCATTCCGTCAAGAAGGAGCAAGAGTTCCGATCCATCTTTGACCACATTAAGTTGCCACAGGCCAGCAAAAGCACGTCAGAGTCATTTATTCAGCACGTTGTGTCGTTGGTTCATCATGTCAAAG AGCAATACTTCAAGTCAGCTGGAATGACCCTAAATGAGAGGTTCACTGCATATCAAAAAGCCACTGAAGAACACTGCACCCGGCAAAAGAGCCCAGAAATACATAG gAGGATTGACATCTCTCCAAGCACCCTGAGGAAGCATACCCGTTTAACAGGTGAAGAAAGAgtctttaaagaagaaagtcaAAAA GGAGATAAAAAATTAAGGTGCGATTCTGCTGATCTTCGGCATGACATTGACCGACGTAGAAAAGAGCGAAGTAAAGAACGAGGAGACTCAAAGGGTTCCAGGGAATCCAGTGGGTcaagaaagcaggagaaagcTCCCAAAGATTACAAGGATTACAAATCTTACAAAGATGACAG taaacaaAAAAGAGATCAAGACCGTGCTCGGTCCTCCCCATCTTCCTCCCCATCTTCTTCCTCATCCAGCTCTCGAGAAGAAAAGGATTGCAAGAAAGAAAGGGATGAAGAGTTCAAAACCCACCATGAACAAAAAGAATACTCTGGTTTTGCAGGAGTTAACAGGCCAAGAGGCACCTTT TTTCGAATTAGGGGCAGAGGAAGAGCCAGAGGAGTCTTTGCTGGAACAAATACTGGTCCCAGCAACTCAAATACTACTTTTCAGAAGAGACCGAAGGAAGAGGAATGGGATCCTGAATATACcccaaaaagcaagaaatactTCTTG CATGATGACAGAGATGATGGTGTGGATTACTGGGCCAAAAGAGGAAGAGGCCGTGGTACTTTCCAGCGCGGCAGAGGGCGTTTTAACTTCAAAAAGTCAGGTAGCAGTCCCAAGTGGACACATGACAAATACCAAGGGGATGGAATTgtggaagatgaagaagaaacaattgagaataatgaagaaaaggaCAGACGCAAAGAGGAAAAG GAATAA
- the BCLAF1 gene encoding bcl-2-associated transcription factor 1 isoform X2, which produces MGRSNSRSHSSRSKSRSHSSSRSRSRSHSRKKRYSSRSRSRTYSRSRSRDRVYSRDYRRDYRNTRGMRRPYGYRGRGRGYYQGGGGRYHRGGYRPVWNRRHSRSPRRGRSRSRSPKRRSVSSQRSRSRSRRSYRSSRSPRSSSSRSSSPYSKSPVSSKRRASLEKQAKKTEGAPLQDSPLKNKSQDEQKDTFEHDPSESLDDFNKSSAASGDIWPGLSAYDNSPRSPHSPSIATPPSQSSSCSDAPLLSTAHSAKDTPQHSHSIQHSPERSGSGSLGNGSSRYSPSQNSPLHHIPSRRSPAKTIPSQSVPREEARARSFYPEGGDQETAKGGKFMKRYTDEESRVYLLDRGNTREKEAQKERGSEKGRTEGEREWEEQETLDFFVDKEPGKEKFNDSEGEDTEETEDYRQFRKSVLADQGKNFPTASHRNAEEEGAKYKSKIPIKGNRENDGFRDEKNYKPKETGYVVERPSATKDKHKEEDKNSERQMMKKETQSPEQVKSEKLKELFDYSPPLHKNLDAREKSTFREESPLRIKMIASDSHRPEVKLKMAPVPLDDSNRPASLTKDRLLASTLVHSVKKEQEFRSIFDHIKLPQASKSTSESFIQHVVSLVHHVKEQYFKSAGMTLNERFTAYQKATEEHCTRQKSPEIHRRIDISPSTLRKHTRLTGEERVFKEESQKGDKKLRCDSADLRHDIDRRRKERSKERGDSKGSRESSGSRKQEKAPKDYKDYKSYKDDSKQKRDQDRARSSPSSSPSSSSSSSREEKDCKKERDEEFKTHHEQKEYSGFAGVNRPRGTFHDDRDDGVDYWAKRGRGRGTFQRGRGRFNFKKSGSSPKWTHDKYQGDGIVEDEEETIENNEEKDRRKEEKE; this is translated from the exons ATGGGTCGATCTAACTCTAGATCACATTCTTCAAGATCAAAGTCCAGATCTCATTCCAGCTCTAGGTCAAGATCCAGATCACATTCTAGAAAAAAGAGATACAG ttctAGGTCTCGGTCAAGGACATACTCACGATCTCGCAGCAGGGATCGTGTTTATTCTAGAGATTACCGCAGAGATTACAGAAATACTAGAGGAATGAGACGTCCCTATGGTTACAGAGGAAGAGGTAGAGGGTATTATCAAGGAGGAGGTGGTAGATACCATCGTGGAGGTTATAGGCCTGTCTGGAACCGAAGACACTCCCGAAGTCCTAGACGGGGCCGTTCACGTTCCAGAAGTCCAAAACGAAGGTCTGTGTCTTCTCAGAGATCCCGGAGCAGATCTCGTCGATCTTACAGATCTTCCAGGTCCCCAAGGTCCTCTTCATCTCGTTCTTCATCCCCATACAGTAAATCACCTGTCTCTTCCAAAAGACGTGCGTCTCTGGAAAAGCaggcaaagaaaactgaaggggCTCCTTTGCAAGATAGCcccttgaaaaataaatcacaagaTGAACAGAAAGATACATTTGAACATGACCCATCAGAGTCTCTTGACGATTTTAACAAATCATCAGCAGCTTCTGGCGACATTTGGCCTGGCCTTTCAGCATATGATAACAGTCCAAGGTCACCCCATAGTCCTTCAATTGCCACCCCACCTAGTCAGAGTTCATCTTGCTCTGATGCCCCTTTGCTTAGTACAGCGCACTCAGCAAAGGACACACCTCAACATTCCCATTCCATTCAACATAGTCCTGAGAGGTCTGGCTCTGGTTCTCTTGGAAATGGTTCTAGCCGTTATAGTCCTTCTCAGAATAGCCCACTGCATCATATCCCTTCGAGGAGAAGCCCTGCAAAGACAATCCCATCACAGAGTGTTCCACGTGAGGAGGCTCGAGCACGGTCATTTTATCCTGAGGGTGGTGATCAGGAAACTGCAAAAGGTGGAAAGTTTATGAAAAG GTACACAGATGAAGAGTCTAGAGTATACCTGCTTGATAGGGGTAATACCAGGGAGAAGGAGGCCCAGAAGGAAAGAGGATCAGAAAAAGGGAGGacagagggagaaagggaatgGGAGGAACAGGAAActttagatttttttgttgATAAAGAgcctgggaaagaaaagtttaATGACTCTGAAGGGGAGGACACTGAGGAGACAGAGGATTACAGACAGTTCAGAAAGTCTGTCCTGGCAGATCAGGGTAAAAATTTTCCTACTGCATCTCATCGGAatgctgaggaggaaggagccaaATACAAATCTAAAATACCAATCAAGGGCAATAGAGAGAACGATGGatttagagatgagaaaaattaTAAGCCTAAGGAGACTGGCTATGTAGTGGAAAGGCCTAGCGCAACAAAAGATAAGCACAAGGAAGAAGACAAGAATTCTGAGAGACAAATGATGAAGAAAGAAACTCAGTCACCTGAGCAGGTAAAGTCTGAAAAGCTCAAAGAACTCTTTGATTACAGTCCTCCTCTACACAAGAATCTGGATGCGAGAGAAAAATCCACCTTCAGAGAGGAGAGCCCACTTAGGATCAAAATGATAGCCAGTGACTCCCATCGTCCTGAAGTTAAACTCAAAATGGCACCGGTACCTCTTGATGATTCCAATAG ACCTGCTTCCTTGACTAAGGACAGGCTGCTTGCTAGCACACTTGTCCATTCCGTCAAGAAGGAGCAAGAGTTCCGATCCATCTTTGACCACATTAAGTTGCCACAGGCCAGCAAAAGCACGTCAGAGTCATTTATTCAGCACGTTGTGTCGTTGGTTCATCATGTCAAAG AGCAATACTTCAAGTCAGCTGGAATGACCCTAAATGAGAGGTTCACTGCATATCAAAAAGCCACTGAAGAACACTGCACCCGGCAAAAGAGCCCAGAAATACATAG gAGGATTGACATCTCTCCAAGCACCCTGAGGAAGCATACCCGTTTAACAGGTGAAGAAAGAgtctttaaagaagaaagtcaAAAA GGAGATAAAAAATTAAGGTGCGATTCTGCTGATCTTCGGCATGACATTGACCGACGTAGAAAAGAGCGAAGTAAAGAACGAGGAGACTCAAAGGGTTCCAGGGAATCCAGTGGGTcaagaaagcaggagaaagcTCCCAAAGATTACAAGGATTACAAATCTTACAAAGATGACAG taaacaaAAAAGAGATCAAGACCGTGCTCGGTCCTCCCCATCTTCCTCCCCATCTTCTTCCTCATCCAGCTCTCGAGAAGAAAAGGATTGCAAGAAAGAAAGGGATGAAGAGTTCAAAACCCACCATGAACAAAAAGAATACTCTGGTTTTGCAGGAGTTAACAGGCCAAGAGGCACCTTT CATGATGACAGAGATGATGGTGTGGATTACTGGGCCAAAAGAGGAAGAGGCCGTGGTACTTTCCAGCGCGGCAGAGGGCGTTTTAACTTCAAAAAGTCAGGTAGCAGTCCCAAGTGGACACATGACAAATACCAAGGGGATGGAATTgtggaagatgaagaagaaacaattgagaataatgaagaaaaggaCAGACGCAAAGAGGAAAAG GAATAA
- the BCLAF1 gene encoding bcl-2-associated transcription factor 1 isoform X3, producing the protein MGRSNSRSHSSRSKSRSHSSSRSRSRSHSRKKRYSSRSRSRTYSRSRSRDRVYSRDYRRDYRNTRGMRRPYGYRGRGRGYYQGGGGRYHRGGYRPVWNRRHSRSPRRGRSRSRSPKRRSVSSQRSRSRSRRSYRSSRSPRSSSSRSSSPYSKSPVSSKRRASLEKQAKKTEGAPLQDSPLKNKSQDEQKDTFEHDPSESLDDFNKSSAASGDIWPGLSAYDNSPRSPHSPSIATPPSQSSSCSDAPLLSTAHSAKDTPQHSHSIQHSPERSGSGSLGNGSSRYSPSQNSPLHHIPSRRSPAKTIPSQSVPREEARARSFYPEGGDQETAKGGKFMKRYTDEESRVYLLDRGNTREKEAQKERGSEKGRTEGEREWEEQETLDFFVDKEPGKEKFNDSEGEDTEETEDYRQFRKSVLADQGKNFPTASHRNAEEEGAKYKSKIPIKGNRENDGFRDEKNYKPKETGYVVERPSATKDKHKEEDKNSERQMMKKETQSPEQVKSEKLKELFDYSPPLHKNLDAREKSTFREESPLRIKMIASDSHRPEVKLKMAPVPLDDSNRPASLTKDRLLASTLVHSVKKEQEFRSIFDHIKLPQASKSTSESFIQHVVSLVHHVKEQYFKSAGMTLNERFTAYQKATEEHCTRQKSPEIHRRIDISPSTLRKHTRLTGEERVFKEESQKGDKKLRCDSADLRHDIDRRRKERSKERGDSKGSRESSGSRKQEKAPKDYKDYKSYKDDSKYVLSVFYTAYGG; encoded by the exons ATGGGTCGATCTAACTCTAGATCACATTCTTCAAGATCAAAGTCCAGATCTCATTCCAGCTCTAGGTCAAGATCCAGATCACATTCTAGAAAAAAGAGATACAG ttctAGGTCTCGGTCAAGGACATACTCACGATCTCGCAGCAGGGATCGTGTTTATTCTAGAGATTACCGCAGAGATTACAGAAATACTAGAGGAATGAGACGTCCCTATGGTTACAGAGGAAGAGGTAGAGGGTATTATCAAGGAGGAGGTGGTAGATACCATCGTGGAGGTTATAGGCCTGTCTGGAACCGAAGACACTCCCGAAGTCCTAGACGGGGCCGTTCACGTTCCAGAAGTCCAAAACGAAGGTCTGTGTCTTCTCAGAGATCCCGGAGCAGATCTCGTCGATCTTACAGATCTTCCAGGTCCCCAAGGTCCTCTTCATCTCGTTCTTCATCCCCATACAGTAAATCACCTGTCTCTTCCAAAAGACGTGCGTCTCTGGAAAAGCaggcaaagaaaactgaaggggCTCCTTTGCAAGATAGCcccttgaaaaataaatcacaagaTGAACAGAAAGATACATTTGAACATGACCCATCAGAGTCTCTTGACGATTTTAACAAATCATCAGCAGCTTCTGGCGACATTTGGCCTGGCCTTTCAGCATATGATAACAGTCCAAGGTCACCCCATAGTCCTTCAATTGCCACCCCACCTAGTCAGAGTTCATCTTGCTCTGATGCCCCTTTGCTTAGTACAGCGCACTCAGCAAAGGACACACCTCAACATTCCCATTCCATTCAACATAGTCCTGAGAGGTCTGGCTCTGGTTCTCTTGGAAATGGTTCTAGCCGTTATAGTCCTTCTCAGAATAGCCCACTGCATCATATCCCTTCGAGGAGAAGCCCTGCAAAGACAATCCCATCACAGAGTGTTCCACGTGAGGAGGCTCGAGCACGGTCATTTTATCCTGAGGGTGGTGATCAGGAAACTGCAAAAGGTGGAAAGTTTATGAAAAG GTACACAGATGAAGAGTCTAGAGTATACCTGCTTGATAGGGGTAATACCAGGGAGAAGGAGGCCCAGAAGGAAAGAGGATCAGAAAAAGGGAGGacagagggagaaagggaatgGGAGGAACAGGAAActttagatttttttgttgATAAAGAgcctgggaaagaaaagtttaATGACTCTGAAGGGGAGGACACTGAGGAGACAGAGGATTACAGACAGTTCAGAAAGTCTGTCCTGGCAGATCAGGGTAAAAATTTTCCTACTGCATCTCATCGGAatgctgaggaggaaggagccaaATACAAATCTAAAATACCAATCAAGGGCAATAGAGAGAACGATGGatttagagatgagaaaaattaTAAGCCTAAGGAGACTGGCTATGTAGTGGAAAGGCCTAGCGCAACAAAAGATAAGCACAAGGAAGAAGACAAGAATTCTGAGAGACAAATGATGAAGAAAGAAACTCAGTCACCTGAGCAGGTAAAGTCTGAAAAGCTCAAAGAACTCTTTGATTACAGTCCTCCTCTACACAAGAATCTGGATGCGAGAGAAAAATCCACCTTCAGAGAGGAGAGCCCACTTAGGATCAAAATGATAGCCAGTGACTCCCATCGTCCTGAAGTTAAACTCAAAATGGCACCGGTACCTCTTGATGATTCCAATAG ACCTGCTTCCTTGACTAAGGACAGGCTGCTTGCTAGCACACTTGTCCATTCCGTCAAGAAGGAGCAAGAGTTCCGATCCATCTTTGACCACATTAAGTTGCCACAGGCCAGCAAAAGCACGTCAGAGTCATTTATTCAGCACGTTGTGTCGTTGGTTCATCATGTCAAAG AGCAATACTTCAAGTCAGCTGGAATGACCCTAAATGAGAGGTTCACTGCATATCAAAAAGCCACTGAAGAACACTGCACCCGGCAAAAGAGCCCAGAAATACATAG gAGGATTGACATCTCTCCAAGCACCCTGAGGAAGCATACCCGTTTAACAGGTGAAGAAAGAgtctttaaagaagaaagtcaAAAA GGAGATAAAAAATTAAGGTGCGATTCTGCTGATCTTCGGCATGACATTGACCGACGTAGAAAAGAGCGAAGTAAAGAACGAGGAGACTCAAAGGGTTCCAGGGAATCCAGTGGGTcaagaaagcaggagaaagcTCCCAAAGATTACAAGGATTACAAATCTTACAAAGATGACAG CAAATATGTATTATCTGTCTTTTACACGGCTTATGGTGGATGA